One window from the genome of Bacillus rossius redtenbacheri isolate Brsri chromosome 10, Brsri_v3, whole genome shotgun sequence encodes:
- the LOC134536064 gene encoding uncharacterized protein LOC134536064 isoform X2 — MLLAVHSATMALHLKQQVSSQDQRGGLRQSSGPIPSEYAVALQNLEHIQGNGAGTFLKPFIKGVFEAIPLQHTDNRQGSDSKRTSESGQESSASVFNRNALLLFSGFAPEHGNETNATLAQKRSEFGTYGAVTAVFSESAQNHSSEMNSSLAQRSSKFNVHGAMLLLFWEKSEGRGNGTKLSKTEEGEEISHQDPEYHLGSTGKKFTSDPKPPLYDCHWVLSLFNTEFPRDNSTESNIPYWPSVLEYSGHETITLKNLNSNNETENGHNLPLPNNNSTYYPIPLLDSDYSPADSTEVKMFSQPSVLEYSGHETKVLKNHNGSNETVNGPNLPSSNSNNVYDPISLQHSDYSSEDSTEIKMFSQPNVLEYSGHETKVLKNHNGSNETVNGPNLPYSNNNNIYDPISLQHSDNSQDDSTELNMPNESMSASMEAMEILPQTLEYLSKNNDNNKLLRNTKPSKRNCCESTLLPNSKYSQWCGTGTILKFEPSLPNCCGYEKFPITYTKSPEWLDDVYNEKHGTIQFNCGGNENIPSQYGEYHEELDPSNKVQFWPKFSTYSSYESVPLPYQKYFPGHDTGTYIPLESTTLYDDYENIASQFFGHHLYPNMRNILLLGQEQPKCSGWETLQFLCPEYIHGNLFGINLPLTCESSSNIAFNDNCLQYTKYPKWNSYLSTVLFWPIMVIYGGCMKIPLQYSEYFYWPSNEDNVFLETM, encoded by the coding sequence ATGTTACTGGCCGTACACAGCGCCACCATGGCACTCCACCTTAAGCAGCAGGTGAGTTCACAAGACCAAAGAGGTGGTCTTCGGCAGTCCAGTGGACCAATACCATCCGAATATGCTGTAGCACTGCAGAACCTGGAGCATATCCAAGGGAACGGAGCTGGGACCTTTCTAAAACCATTCATAAAAGGTGTCTTCGAGGCAATCCCTCTGCAACACACCGATAATCGTCAAGGCAGCGATTCTAAGCGCACCTCGGAGTCCGGGCAAGAATCTTCCGCAAGTGTCTTCAACAGAAATGCATTGCTGTTGTTTTCGGGCTTCGCTCCGGAGCATGGAAACGAAACAAATGCGACCCTAGCGCAGAAACGGTCCGAGTTCGGCACCTATGGGGCTGTTACAGCAGTATTCTCGGAGAGCGCCCAAAATCACAGCTCTGAAATGAACTCGTCCCTTGCGCAAAGATCATCCAAGTTTAACGTCCACGGAGCGATGCTACTCTTGTTCTGGGAAAAGTCCGAGGGTCGTGGAAATGGAACCAAACTTTCTAAGACCGAGGAAGGGGAAGAAATTTCGCACCAGGACCCAGAATACCATTTAGGTAGTACTGGAAAGAAATTCACATCTGATCCAAAACCACCTTTATATGACTGCCACTGGGTGTTATCTTTGTTTAATACGGAGTTTCCTCGAGATAACAGCACTGAATCCAACATACCCTACTGGCCAAGTGTATTAGAATACAGTGGCCAcgaaacaataacactgaaaaatcttaACAGTAATAATGAAACCGAAAATGGACATAACCTACCCCTTCCAAACAATAATAGCACATATTATCCAATTCCACTGCTGGATTCAGATTACTCTCCAGCGGACAGTACTGAGGTCAAGATGTTTTCCCAGCCAAGTGTATTAGAATACAGTGGCCACGAAACAAAAGTACTGAAAAATCATAATGGTAGTAATGAAACCGTAAATGGACCCAATCTACCATCTTCAAACAGTAATAACGTTTATGATCCAATATCACTGCAGCATTCAGATTACTCTTCAGAGGACAGTACTGAGATCAAGATGTTTTCCCAGCCAAATGTATTAGAATACAGTGGCCACGAAACAAAAGTACTGAAAAATCATAATGGTAGTAATGAAACCGTAAATGGACCCAATCTACCATATTCAAACAATAATAACATTTATGATCCAATATCACTGCAGCATTCAGATAACTCTCAAGATGATAGTACTGAGTTAAATATGCCTAATGAGTCAATGTCGGCAAGCATGGAAGCGATGGAAATTTTACCACAGACTCTCGAATACCTTAGTAAGAATAATGATAACAACAAGCTGCTGCGTAATACAAAACCATCAAAGCGCAACTGCTGCGAATCAACGCTGCTGCCAAACTCGAAGTATTCTCAGTGGTGTGGTACTGGAACCATATTGAAATTTGAGCCAAGCTTACCAAATTGCTGTGGCTATGAGAAATTTCCAATAACTTATACCAAGTCTCCTGAATGGCTCGATGATGTATACAATGAGAAACACGGAACAATACAGTTTAACTGTGGTGGCAATGAGAACATACCTTCACAGTATGGGGAGTACCACGAAGAACTTGATCCTAGCAACAAGGTGCAATTTTGGCCAAAATTTTCCACGTACAGTAGCTATGAGTCAGTGCCACTTCCATACCAGAAGTATTTTCCAGGACATGACACTGGTACCTACATACCCTTAGAGTCAACAACATTGTATGATGATTACGAAAACATCGCATCGCAGTTCTTCGGGCATCATCTATACCCAAATATGAGAAATATTTTACTACTTGGACAAGAACAACCCAAGTGTAGTGGCTGGGAGACCTTACAATTTTTGTGTCCTGAGTATATCCACGGGAACTTGTTTGGAATAAACTTACCCCTTACGTGTGAATCATCCTCGAACATTGCCTTTAATGACAATTGTTTGCAGTACACCAAATATCCCAAATGGAACAGTTATTTAAGCACTGTGCTCTTTTGGCCAATAATGGTCATTTATGGTGGCTGCATGAAAATTCCTTTGCAGTATTCTGAGTATTTTTACTGGCCTAGTAATGAAGACAATGTGTTTCTCGAGACAATGTAG
- the LOC134536064 gene encoding uncharacterized protein LOC134536064 isoform X1 produces the protein MLAKVTALMLLAVHSATMALHLKQQVSSQDQRGGLRQSSGPIPSEYAVALQNLEHIQGNGAGTFLKPFIKGVFEAIPLQHTDNRQGSDSKRTSESGQESSASVFNRNALLLFSGFAPEHGNETNATLAQKRSEFGTYGAVTAVFSESAQNHSSEMNSSLAQRSSKFNVHGAMLLLFWEKSEGRGNGTKLSKTEEGEEISHQDPEYHLGSTGKKFTSDPKPPLYDCHWVLSLFNTEFPRDNSTESNIPYWPSVLEYSGHETITLKNLNSNNETENGHNLPLPNNNSTYYPIPLLDSDYSPADSTEVKMFSQPSVLEYSGHETKVLKNHNGSNETVNGPNLPSSNSNNVYDPISLQHSDYSSEDSTEIKMFSQPNVLEYSGHETKVLKNHNGSNETVNGPNLPYSNNNNIYDPISLQHSDNSQDDSTELNMPNESMSASMEAMEILPQTLEYLSKNNDNNKLLRNTKPSKRNCCESTLLPNSKYSQWCGTGTILKFEPSLPNCCGYEKFPITYTKSPEWLDDVYNEKHGTIQFNCGGNENIPSQYGEYHEELDPSNKVQFWPKFSTYSSYESVPLPYQKYFPGHDTGTYIPLESTTLYDDYENIASQFFGHHLYPNMRNILLLGQEQPKCSGWETLQFLCPEYIHGNLFGINLPLTCESSSNIAFNDNCLQYTKYPKWNSYLSTVLFWPIMVIYGGCMKIPLQYSEYFYWPSNEDNVFLETM, from the exons ATGCTAGCAAAG GTCACTGCATTAATGTTACTGGCCGTACACAGCGCCACCATGGCACTCCACCTTAAGCAGCAGGTGAGTTCACAAGACCAAAGAGGTGGTCTTCGGCAGTCCAGTGGACCAATACCATCCGAATATGCTGTAGCACTGCAGAACCTGGAGCATATCCAAGGGAACGGAGCTGGGACCTTTCTAAAACCATTCATAAAAGGTGTCTTCGAGGCAATCCCTCTGCAACACACCGATAATCGTCAAGGCAGCGATTCTAAGCGCACCTCGGAGTCCGGGCAAGAATCTTCCGCAAGTGTCTTCAACAGAAATGCATTGCTGTTGTTTTCGGGCTTCGCTCCGGAGCATGGAAACGAAACAAATGCGACCCTAGCGCAGAAACGGTCCGAGTTCGGCACCTATGGGGCTGTTACAGCAGTATTCTCGGAGAGCGCCCAAAATCACAGCTCTGAAATGAACTCGTCCCTTGCGCAAAGATCATCCAAGTTTAACGTCCACGGAGCGATGCTACTCTTGTTCTGGGAAAAGTCCGAGGGTCGTGGAAATGGAACCAAACTTTCTAAGACCGAGGAAGGGGAAGAAATTTCGCACCAGGACCCAGAATACCATTTAGGTAGTACTGGAAAGAAATTCACATCTGATCCAAAACCACCTTTATATGACTGCCACTGGGTGTTATCTTTGTTTAATACGGAGTTTCCTCGAGATAACAGCACTGAATCCAACATACCCTACTGGCCAAGTGTATTAGAATACAGTGGCCAcgaaacaataacactgaaaaatcttaACAGTAATAATGAAACCGAAAATGGACATAACCTACCCCTTCCAAACAATAATAGCACATATTATCCAATTCCACTGCTGGATTCAGATTACTCTCCAGCGGACAGTACTGAGGTCAAGATGTTTTCCCAGCCAAGTGTATTAGAATACAGTGGCCACGAAACAAAAGTACTGAAAAATCATAATGGTAGTAATGAAACCGTAAATGGACCCAATCTACCATCTTCAAACAGTAATAACGTTTATGATCCAATATCACTGCAGCATTCAGATTACTCTTCAGAGGACAGTACTGAGATCAAGATGTTTTCCCAGCCAAATGTATTAGAATACAGTGGCCACGAAACAAAAGTACTGAAAAATCATAATGGTAGTAATGAAACCGTAAATGGACCCAATCTACCATATTCAAACAATAATAACATTTATGATCCAATATCACTGCAGCATTCAGATAACTCTCAAGATGATAGTACTGAGTTAAATATGCCTAATGAGTCAATGTCGGCAAGCATGGAAGCGATGGAAATTTTACCACAGACTCTCGAATACCTTAGTAAGAATAATGATAACAACAAGCTGCTGCGTAATACAAAACCATCAAAGCGCAACTGCTGCGAATCAACGCTGCTGCCAAACTCGAAGTATTCTCAGTGGTGTGGTACTGGAACCATATTGAAATTTGAGCCAAGCTTACCAAATTGCTGTGGCTATGAGAAATTTCCAATAACTTATACCAAGTCTCCTGAATGGCTCGATGATGTATACAATGAGAAACACGGAACAATACAGTTTAACTGTGGTGGCAATGAGAACATACCTTCACAGTATGGGGAGTACCACGAAGAACTTGATCCTAGCAACAAGGTGCAATTTTGGCCAAAATTTTCCACGTACAGTAGCTATGAGTCAGTGCCACTTCCATACCAGAAGTATTTTCCAGGACATGACACTGGTACCTACATACCCTTAGAGTCAACAACATTGTATGATGATTACGAAAACATCGCATCGCAGTTCTTCGGGCATCATCTATACCCAAATATGAGAAATATTTTACTACTTGGACAAGAACAACCCAAGTGTAGTGGCTGGGAGACCTTACAATTTTTGTGTCCTGAGTATATCCACGGGAACTTGTTTGGAATAAACTTACCCCTTACGTGTGAATCATCCTCGAACATTGCCTTTAATGACAATTGTTTGCAGTACACCAAATATCCCAAATGGAACAGTTATTTAAGCACTGTGCTCTTTTGGCCAATAATGGTCATTTATGGTGGCTGCATGAAAATTCCTTTGCAGTATTCTGAGTATTTTTACTGGCCTAGTAATGAAGACAATGTGTTTCTCGAGACAATGTAG